One stretch of Enterobacter sp. RHBSTW-00994 DNA includes these proteins:
- a CDS encoding GNAT family N-acetyltransferase, which translates to MTILPLYAVPQFAEQVTDWLWQAFGEGVPRGFFKSVIDHSQKADALPLTFVALDGEQLLGTVGLWRCDLITRQDLFPWLAALYVNEAAREKGLAGQLQAYVIDYARRAGYAELHLWSACRDFYERYGWQYIGDALEYPDKTVHLYHYSLCESAGGTTE; encoded by the coding sequence GTGACGATTCTGCCGCTTTACGCCGTTCCTCAGTTTGCAGAACAGGTTACTGACTGGCTCTGGCAGGCGTTTGGCGAGGGCGTGCCACGTGGGTTTTTCAAAAGTGTGATTGATCATAGCCAGAAGGCCGATGCGCTGCCGCTGACTTTTGTCGCCCTGGACGGGGAACAACTGCTGGGAACGGTAGGGTTGTGGCGCTGTGATTTGATAACGCGCCAGGATCTTTTCCCCTGGCTGGCGGCGTTATACGTTAATGAAGCCGCCAGGGAGAAAGGGCTTGCCGGACAATTACAGGCATATGTTATTGATTATGCCAGACGCGCCGGGTACGCCGAGCTGCATCTCTGGTCTGCCTGCCGTGATTTCTACGAACGCTACGGCTGGCAGTACATCGGTGACGCGCTGGAATACCCGGATAAAACGGTGCATCTCTATCACTACTCGCTTTGCGAGTCCGCTGGTGGCACAACAGAGTGA
- a CDS encoding GntR family transcriptional regulator has product MDKAVVPLEKKQYQEIGEDLRAQIIQGHYPVGSRLPPERNIAETYGVSRTIVREALLMLELQGTVDIRQGSGVYVMRIPEEHENEEERFLNSDVGPFEILQARQLLESNIAAFAAKMATRADIDNLRRIIEQEQRAIAADDNSQDNNKMFHLVLAGATQNQMLLATVESVWHHMDSSPLWQQFNVHIASRAYRLKWLGDRQTILAALRRRDVMGAWQAMFQHLENVKKSLLELSDEDAPDFDGYLFESVPIFQGKLV; this is encoded by the coding sequence GTGGATAAGGCAGTCGTCCCGCTGGAAAAAAAACAGTACCAGGAAATTGGCGAGGATTTGCGTGCGCAAATTATCCAGGGACATTATCCCGTTGGCTCTCGCTTGCCGCCGGAGCGTAATATCGCTGAAACCTACGGCGTGAGCCGTACCATTGTGCGTGAAGCCCTTCTGATGCTGGAGCTACAAGGCACGGTCGATATTCGCCAGGGATCGGGTGTCTACGTGATGCGCATTCCCGAAGAACATGAAAATGAAGAAGAGCGCTTTCTGAATAGCGATGTAGGCCCGTTTGAAATTTTGCAGGCGCGCCAGTTACTTGAAAGCAATATTGCTGCGTTTGCCGCCAAAATGGCGACGCGCGCTGATATCGATAATCTGCGCCGGATTATCGAACAAGAACAACGTGCAATTGCCGCCGATGACAATAGCCAGGATAACAACAAGATGTTCCATCTGGTGCTGGCGGGGGCGACGCAAAATCAGATGCTGCTGGCGACCGTCGAAAGCGTCTGGCATCACATGGACAGCAGCCCGCTGTGGCAGCAGTTCAATGTGCATATTGCCAGTCGTGCGTACCGGCTTAAATGGCTTGGTGACAGGCAAACCATTCTTGCTGCATTGCGTCGCCGCGACGTTATGGGGGCCTGGCAGGCCATGTTCCAGCATCTGGAAAACGTGAAAAAGAGCCTGCTGGAGTTGTCTGACGAAGATGCGCCCGATTTTGACGGCTACCTTTTTGAATCCGTACCCATTTTTCAGGGGAAACTGGTGTGA
- a CDS encoding glycoside hydrolase family 1 protein, which translates to MSTKRMTIPQDFILGAAASAWQTEGWSGKREGQDSWIDLWYKNDRHVWHDGYGPAVATDFINRFREDVALMKQAGLTHYRTSINWSRFLTDYENATVDEAYASYYDALFDEMRRQGIEPMICLEHYELPGVLLETYGGWASKHVVELFVRYAEKVFARYHAKVTRWFTFNEPIVVQTRVYLDALRWPYEQNTGTWMQWNHHKVLATAKVVKHFREKGYRGSVGCILNPEVTYPRSRAEHDVRAAEIYDLFYNRVFLDPLVHGHYPQALFTLLEQHQVAWDYTPEELLLIAENTVDELGINLYYPHRVKAPSRAWHPQTPFHPAYYYEPFELPGRRMNKSRGWEIYPRIIYDMAMRIKRDYRNIDWFVAESGMGVENEAQFRRRDGVIDDSYRIDFISEHLYYTLLAREEGANCRGYMLWAFTDNVSPMNAFKNRYGLIEIDLADNRARHPKKSATWFRQLRDARVLTLCVDDEWK; encoded by the coding sequence ATGAGTACAAAACGCATGACCATTCCCCAGGATTTCATCCTGGGGGCGGCGGCTTCTGCCTGGCAGACTGAAGGCTGGAGCGGGAAAAGAGAGGGGCAGGACTCGTGGATCGATCTCTGGTACAAAAACGATCGTCACGTCTGGCATGACGGTTACGGCCCGGCGGTCGCCACCGACTTTATCAACCGCTTCCGTGAAGATGTCGCGCTGATGAAGCAGGCGGGGTTGACGCATTATCGCACCTCGATCAACTGGTCGCGTTTTTTGACGGACTATGAAAATGCGACGGTCGATGAAGCATACGCCTCGTATTACGATGCCCTGTTTGATGAGATGCGCCGTCAGGGTATTGAGCCAATGATCTGCCTGGAGCATTACGAATTGCCGGGCGTGCTGCTGGAAACCTACGGAGGCTGGGCATCAAAGCATGTGGTTGAGCTGTTCGTGCGTTACGCCGAAAAAGTGTTCGCGCGCTATCATGCGAAAGTGACGCGCTGGTTTACCTTCAACGAACCGATTGTGGTGCAAACGCGCGTCTACCTGGATGCCCTGCGCTGGCCGTACGAACAGAACACGGGAACCTGGATGCAGTGGAACCACCATAAAGTGCTGGCAACGGCGAAAGTGGTGAAGCATTTCCGTGAAAAAGGTTATCGCGGTTCGGTGGGCTGTATCCTCAACCCGGAAGTGACTTATCCCCGCTCACGAGCCGAGCACGATGTACGCGCGGCGGAGATTTACGATCTATTCTACAACCGTGTATTTCTCGATCCTCTGGTGCATGGGCACTATCCTCAGGCGCTTTTTACACTCCTGGAGCAGCATCAGGTCGCCTGGGATTACACCCCGGAAGAGCTGTTGCTGATCGCTGAAAACACCGTTGATGAGTTGGGTATCAACCTTTATTACCCGCACAGGGTCAAAGCGCCTTCACGGGCCTGGCATCCGCAAACACCTTTCCATCCGGCGTATTACTACGAGCCTTTCGAGCTGCCAGGACGCAGGATGAATAAATCCCGCGGCTGGGAGATTTACCCGCGCATTATCTATGACATGGCAATGCGCATTAAACGCGATTACCGCAATATCGACTGGTTCGTGGCGGAAAGCGGCATGGGGGTGGAAAATGAAGCACAGTTTCGTCGCCGCGATGGGGTGATTGACGACAGTTACCGTATCGACTTTATCAGTGAACACCTCTATTACACGCTGCTGGCGAGGGAAGAGGGGGCAAACTGTCGCGGTTACATGCTGTGGGCGTTTACTGACAACGTCTCTCCCATGAATGCTTTCAAAAACCGGTATGGATTGATAGAGATCGACCTCGCCGATAATCGTGCCCGTCATCCGAAAAAATCAGCGACCTGGTTCCGGCAACTGCGCGATGCGCGCGTGCTCACGCTCTGTGTTGATGATGAATGGAAGTAG
- a CDS encoding PTS transporter subunit EIIC, which yields MALQEKLIDALGSFATKFNSYRYIMAIKSAFITLMPVIIVGAFSVLISNMVLDPKNGLASFQALSFLATLKPITSALNYATLNFLNIGAVFLIGIELGRINGIKSLFPGLLAVICFICVTPTTVEMLVDGQMHVVKDVLLRQFSDTRSLFLGMFIAILSVEIYCWLETRKGLKIKMPDTVPPNVAASFSALIPAIITTTAIATFGFVFHQITGMYLYDAVYQVVQQPLERVVQSLPGILLLMFVAQLFWVIGIHGNQMIKPIREPLLLGAITVNMSAFEQGKEIPNIITMPFWDVYMSIGGSGLTIGLLIAVMIGTKRKEMKEIAKLSIGPGLFNINEPVIFGMPIMLNPILAIPFIITPLVTGSIGYFATVTGFAGKAVVMVPWTTPPLINAWLSTAGSMGAVITQLICIITAVLIYLPFVKIASRRAEQAALQQATNNA from the coding sequence ATGGCATTGCAGGAAAAACTGATCGACGCTCTGGGCAGTTTTGCCACTAAATTCAATAGCTATCGCTATATCATGGCGATCAAATCTGCCTTTATTACCCTCATGCCGGTCATCATTGTTGGGGCATTCTCTGTGCTGATCTCCAACATGGTGCTGGATCCAAAAAATGGTTTAGCCAGCTTTCAGGCGCTCTCATTTCTCGCGACCTTAAAGCCCATCACCAGTGCGCTCAACTACGCCACTCTCAACTTTCTGAATATCGGCGCGGTCTTTTTAATCGGTATTGAACTGGGGCGTATTAACGGCATCAAGTCACTTTTCCCTGGCCTGCTGGCGGTGATCTGCTTTATCTGCGTGACCCCAACCACCGTGGAAATGCTGGTCGATGGGCAGATGCATGTGGTGAAGGACGTGCTGCTGCGTCAGTTCTCCGACACCCGCAGCCTGTTCCTCGGGATGTTCATCGCGATTTTGTCCGTCGAGATTTACTGCTGGCTGGAAACCCGCAAGGGCCTGAAAATCAAAATGCCGGATACCGTACCGCCTAACGTAGCGGCGTCGTTCTCCGCGCTGATCCCGGCGATTATCACCACAACTGCTATTGCGACTTTTGGTTTTGTTTTCCATCAAATTACCGGCATGTACCTCTATGACGCGGTGTACCAGGTGGTGCAACAACCGCTGGAGCGCGTCGTACAAAGCCTGCCAGGGATCTTGCTGCTGATGTTTGTCGCACAGCTGTTCTGGGTGATTGGCATCCACGGGAATCAGATGATCAAGCCGATCCGCGAACCGCTGCTGTTGGGGGCGATCACTGTCAACATGAGCGCCTTCGAGCAGGGTAAAGAGATCCCCAATATCATCACCATGCCCTTCTGGGATGTGTACATGAGCATCGGCGGATCAGGGCTGACGATTGGTCTGCTGATCGCGGTGATGATCGGGACGAAACGTAAAGAGATGAAAGAGATAGCCAAGCTGTCCATTGGCCCCGGCCTGTTTAACATCAACGAGCCGGTTATCTTCGGCATGCCAATCATGCTGAACCCTATCCTCGCGATCCCGTTTATTATCACGCCGCTGGTGACGGGCTCCATCGGTTATTTTGCCACGGTAACCGGTTTTGCCGGGAAAGCCGTGGTGATGGTTCCATGGACAACGCCGCCACTGATAAACGCCTGGCTTTCAACGGCAGGTTCAATGGGGGCGGTGATTACCCAGCTCATCTGTATTATTACTGCTGTGCTTATTTATCTGCCCTTTGTGAAGATTGCTTCCCGCCGTGCCGAGCAGGCGGCACTGCAACAAGCCACTAACAATGCATGA
- a CDS encoding LacI family DNA-binding transcriptional regulator, with amino-acid sequence MATMLDVSLRAGVSKATVSRVLNGTGQVKESTRQQVFRAMEELGYRPNFLARSLANRTSNSIGLVVSTFDGFYFGRLLQQASRQTETHGKQLIVTDGHDAPEQEELAVQMLADRKCDAIVLYTRYMSEKAIMKLIHTVQTPLVVINREVSQAADRCVFFEQQDAAFKAVDYLISQGHREIACMTVPIHTPTGKARLMGYRKALEKHGIRLDERRVKYGDAGMTRGYELCKELIAENVPFSALFACNDDMALGASKALHQAGLRIPQDISLFGFDDAPSAKWLEPALSSVYLPIDSMIVTAIDQAIRLAKNQPVETIPPFTGTLVLRDSVTTGPYFSQKSSSASNS; translated from the coding sequence ATGGCAACAATGCTGGATGTCTCATTACGGGCGGGCGTGTCGAAAGCCACGGTATCGCGCGTGTTGAACGGCACAGGTCAGGTTAAAGAGAGTACGCGTCAGCAGGTATTTCGTGCGATGGAAGAACTGGGCTATCGTCCCAATTTTCTGGCGCGATCCCTCGCCAACCGTACCAGCAACAGCATTGGCCTGGTGGTCTCTACTTTTGACGGCTTTTACTTTGGTCGTTTGCTGCAACAGGCGTCACGTCAGACGGAAACCCACGGCAAACAGCTGATTGTGACCGATGGCCATGATGCGCCTGAGCAGGAAGAACTGGCGGTTCAAATGCTGGCCGATCGCAAGTGCGATGCCATTGTGCTTTACACGCGCTACATGAGCGAAAAAGCGATCATGAAGCTTATCCATACCGTACAAACCCCGTTAGTCGTCATCAACCGTGAGGTAAGCCAGGCGGCGGATCGCTGTGTCTTTTTTGAGCAGCAGGATGCTGCATTTAAAGCGGTGGATTATCTGATAAGCCAGGGTCATCGCGAAATCGCCTGTATGACAGTGCCCATTCATACCCCAACCGGTAAAGCGCGTCTGATGGGCTATCGTAAGGCACTGGAGAAACACGGTATTCGCCTGGATGAGCGGCGGGTGAAATACGGTGATGCGGGAATGACACGCGGCTATGAGCTGTGCAAAGAGTTGATCGCTGAAAATGTCCCGTTTAGCGCCCTGTTTGCCTGTAATGATGATATGGCGCTCGGTGCGTCCAAAGCGTTACATCAGGCCGGGTTACGCATTCCGCAGGACATTTCACTGTTTGGTTTTGACGATGCCCCCAGCGCAAAATGGCTGGAACCTGCACTTTCATCGGTCTATCTGCCCATCGACAGTATGATTGTTACCGCTATCGACCAGGCAATCCGGCTGGCAAAAAACCAGCCGGTCGAAACGATCCCGCCTTTCACCGGTACGCTGGTACTGCGTGATTCGGTAACAACGGGACCTTATTTCAGTCAGAAAAGCTCCAGCGCCAGTAACTCCTGA
- the lysA gene encoding diaminopimelate decarboxylase, whose amino-acid sequence MPRPLNQTDTDLNADNLLRLPAEFGCPVWVYDAQIVREKIAALHQFDVVRFAQKACSNIHILRLMREQGVKVDSVSLGEIERALAAGYDPKGDSDAIVFTADLIDDATLARVHELRIPVNAGSVDMLEQLGKMSPGHRVWLRVNPGFGHGHSQKTNTGGENSKHGIWYSDLPAALEVLQRYNLTLVGIHMHIGSGVDYGHLEQVCGAMVRQVIDFGQDLEAISAGGGLSIPYREGEEAIDTEHYYGLWSAARDKIAAHLGHPVKLEIEPGRFLVAESGVLVAQVRSVKEMGSRHFVLIDAGFSDLMRPAMYGSYHHITALAGDGRDLTQAPHVETVVAGPLCESGDVFTQQEGGKVETRALPEVKPGDYLVLHDTGAYGASMSSNYNSRPLLPEVLFDHGVARLIRRRQTIQELLALELF is encoded by the coding sequence ATGCCACGCCCACTCAACCAGACTGATACCGATTTAAACGCCGACAACTTACTGCGCCTTCCTGCTGAATTCGGCTGCCCTGTCTGGGTATATGACGCGCAGATTGTCCGTGAGAAGATTGCGGCGCTGCATCAGTTTGACGTGGTGCGTTTTGCGCAGAAGGCCTGCTCCAACATCCATATTCTGCGTCTGATGCGTGAGCAGGGCGTAAAAGTGGATTCGGTATCACTGGGAGAAATCGAACGTGCGCTGGCTGCGGGTTACGATCCAAAAGGCGACAGCGATGCGATAGTCTTTACTGCTGATCTGATTGATGACGCGACGCTGGCGCGGGTGCATGAATTACGTATTCCGGTGAATGCAGGTTCTGTAGACATGCTGGAACAGCTTGGCAAAATGTCCCCAGGTCACCGTGTCTGGTTACGCGTTAACCCAGGCTTTGGTCACGGCCACAGTCAGAAAACCAATACCGGCGGGGAAAACAGCAAGCACGGTATCTGGTACAGCGATCTGCCCGCCGCACTGGAGGTATTGCAGCGCTACAACCTGACGCTGGTAGGCATTCATATGCATATCGGCTCCGGCGTGGATTATGGTCATCTTGAGCAGGTCTGCGGCGCAATGGTGCGCCAGGTGATCGACTTTGGTCAGGATCTGGAGGCGATCTCAGCCGGTGGCGGCCTTTCCATTCCCTACCGCGAAGGGGAAGAGGCGATCGATACCGAGCACTACTATGGCCTGTGGAGTGCTGCGCGCGATAAAATCGCCGCCCATCTTGGTCATCCTGTGAAGCTTGAAATTGAGCCGGGGCGTTTCCTGGTCGCGGAGTCTGGCGTGCTGGTGGCGCAAGTTCGCAGTGTGAAAGAGATGGGGTCGCGCCATTTCGTGCTTATCGATGCAGGATTTAGCGATCTGATGCGCCCGGCGATGTACGGTAGCTATCACCACATTACCGCCCTGGCCGGAGATGGCCGCGATTTAACGCAAGCCCCGCATGTTGAGACGGTTGTCGCGGGTCCATTGTGTGAATCGGGCGACGTGTTTACGCAACAGGAAGGCGGAAAAGTGGAAACCCGCGCGCTGCCGGAAGTGAAGCCAGGTGATTACCTGGTGCTTCACGATACAGGGGCTTATGGTGCGTCGATGTCCTCTAACTACAATAGCCGCCCGCTACTGCCAGAAGTGCTGTTTGATCACGGCGTGGCGCGGCTGATTCGCCGTCGCCAGACCATTCAGGAGTTACTGGCGCTGGAGCTTTTCTGA
- a CDS encoding LysR family transcriptional regulator codes for MPAVNLRHIEIFHAVMTTGNLTEAAQMLHTSQPTVSRELARFEKVLGLKLFERTRGRLHPTVQGLRLFEEVQRSWYGLDRIVSAAESLREFRQGELSIVCLPVFSQSFLPLLLQPFLARYPEVNLTIVPQESPLLEEWLSAQRHDLGLTETLATPAGTARTELLSLDEVCVLPTGHPLTHKRVLTPADFQGENYISLSQTDSYRLLLDSLFAEHQVKRRMVVETHSAASICAMVRAGVGIAVVNPLTALDYAGSGIVIRRFSVSVPFTVSLIRPLHRPASALVDAFSEHLQGGLSTLTTQLENVLNSTPDSTPGVSKLS; via the coding sequence ATGCCCGCCGTCAACTTACGCCATATCGAGATTTTTCATGCGGTCATGACCACCGGAAATCTCACCGAAGCTGCACAGATGCTGCATACCTCTCAGCCGACAGTCAGCCGCGAACTGGCGCGCTTTGAGAAAGTGCTCGGGCTAAAGCTGTTTGAACGTACCCGCGGTCGTCTTCACCCGACGGTGCAGGGGTTGCGCCTGTTCGAGGAAGTGCAACGCTCCTGGTATGGGCTGGATCGTATCGTTAGCGCAGCAGAGAGCCTGCGGGAATTTCGCCAGGGTGAGCTGTCCATCGTCTGCCTGCCCGTGTTCTCCCAGTCATTCCTTCCCTTGCTGCTACAGCCTTTTCTTGCTCGCTACCCGGAGGTGAATCTCACGATTGTGCCGCAGGAATCCCCCCTTCTTGAAGAGTGGCTCTCCGCTCAGCGCCACGATCTCGGTCTGACGGAAACCCTGGCAACCCCTGCGGGTACTGCCCGCACGGAATTGCTGTCATTAGATGAAGTCTGTGTGTTGCCTACAGGACACCCGCTGACCCACAAACGTGTCCTGACCCCTGCCGATTTTCAGGGCGAAAACTACATTAGCCTGTCGCAGACCGACAGCTACCGGCTGTTGCTGGATTCGCTTTTTGCAGAGCATCAGGTGAAACGGCGTATGGTGGTTGAAACGCACAGTGCGGCGTCAATTTGCGCCATGGTGCGTGCAGGTGTGGGAATTGCGGTTGTGAACCCGTTAACGGCGCTGGATTATGCAGGAAGCGGGATTGTGATCCGCCGATTTAGCGTCTCCGTCCCCTTCACGGTGAGCCTGATCCGCCCGCTGCATCGCCCGGCATCTGCGCTGGTTGATGCTTTCAGCGAGCATTTGCAGGGAGGGTTGAGCACACTGACCACACAGCTGGAAAATGTGCTCAACAGCACGCCCGACTCAACGCCGGGCGTCAGCAAACTCAGTTAA
- a CDS encoding flavodoxin family protein gives MSVVVIYYSGYGHTKRVAETVAEGAKAELIAIDSNGDIQESDWQKLNDAKAIIFGAPTYMGSVPWQFKKFADATSKAWFVRSWQDKVFAGFSNSASLNGDKQVSLQYLQTLASQHGGIWVSLGLPPANTLASTRQDINNLGGSVGLLVQSPSDADAGAIATGDLDTAVKFGERVASVAKRFN, from the coding sequence ATGAGCGTTGTAGTTATCTATTATTCTGGTTACGGTCATACTAAACGCGTAGCCGAAACGGTTGCAGAAGGGGCGAAGGCTGAACTGATCGCGATTGACAGCAATGGTGATATTCAGGAAAGCGACTGGCAAAAACTGAACGATGCGAAGGCCATTATTTTTGGTGCGCCAACCTATATGGGCAGCGTGCCGTGGCAGTTCAAGAAGTTCGCTGATGCGACCTCTAAAGCCTGGTTCGTTCGCAGTTGGCAGGACAAAGTGTTTGCCGGTTTCAGCAACAGTGCGAGCCTGAACGGTGACAAACAGGTTTCGCTGCAGTACCTGCAAACGCTGGCGTCTCAACATGGCGGGATCTGGGTGAGCCTGGGCCTTCCTCCGGCAAACACACTGGCTTCTACGCGTCAGGACATTAACAACCTGGGTGGCTCAGTCGGTCTGCTGGTACAGTCTCCGTCAGATGCAGACGCAGGTGCGATCGCCACTGGCGATCTGGATACCGCAGTCAAATTCGGCGAGCGTGTGGCGTCTGTCGCAAAACGTTTTAACTGA
- a CDS encoding DoxX family protein — protein MLNTIDAVFTRYTNHPDFGRLLLRLTFGILMLFHGVAKIDHGVGWISALLEQKGLPGFIAYGVFIGEIITPVLIIIGWLTRPAAFIYAFNILVATLLVGMGKFFSLTDVGAWALESEALYFLGGLCIMFLGAGKYAVSRKA, from the coding sequence ATGCTGAATACTATTGATGCCGTATTTACTCGCTATACCAACCACCCGGATTTTGGCCGCCTGTTGCTACGTCTGACATTCGGTATTTTGATGTTGTTTCATGGAGTGGCGAAGATTGACCACGGTGTAGGCTGGATTTCTGCGCTACTCGAACAAAAGGGATTACCAGGCTTTATTGCCTATGGCGTTTTTATCGGTGAAATCATCACCCCTGTGCTGATCATTATCGGCTGGCTGACACGTCCGGCTGCATTTATCTATGCCTTCAATATTCTTGTCGCCACGCTGTTGGTGGGAATGGGGAAATTCTTCTCGCTGACGGATGTGGGGGCATGGGCGCTCGAAAGTGAAGCGCTCTATTTTCTGGGTGGGCTGTGCATTATGTTCCTCGGCGCGGGAAAATATGCTGTATCGCGCAAGGCTTAA
- a CDS encoding helix-turn-helix domain-containing protein, with translation MTDTEIVKTDMPPYNVFDERCPTRDVLARIADKWALLILARLENGPMRFNNLQRDIQRITKKVLTQALRKLERDGLVSRAVFATVPVTVEYSLTPLGQALTETVTVLAHWVESNMDAIVAAQSAYDAANASA, from the coding sequence ATGACCGACACCGAAATCGTAAAAACGGATATGCCGCCTTATAACGTCTTCGATGAACGCTGTCCGACACGCGACGTACTGGCACGCATTGCTGACAAGTGGGCTTTATTAATCCTGGCTCGTCTGGAAAACGGACCGATGCGCTTTAACAACTTACAACGGGATATTCAGCGAATTACCAAGAAAGTGCTGACTCAGGCACTGCGCAAGCTGGAACGTGATGGACTGGTTTCTCGGGCCGTGTTCGCCACCGTTCCGGTCACTGTGGAATACAGCCTGACGCCACTGGGCCAGGCGTTAACCGAAACGGTCACGGTGCTGGCCCACTGGGTGGAAAGTAATATGGATGCAATTGTGGCAGCGCAGTCAGCGTATGACGCGGCCAATGCCTCCGCCTGA
- a CDS encoding aspartate/glutamate racemase → MKTIGLLGGMSWESTIPYYRLINEGVKQRLGGLHSASLLLHSVDFHEIELCQSRGEWDKAGDILAQAALGLERAGAQGILLCTNTMHKVASHIEDACPLPFLHIADATGRAITAAGLSRVALLGTRYTMEQDFYRGRLSSQFGIESLVPDDADRARINQIIFDELCLGTFSEASREYYVNVIDKLARQGAEGVIFGCTEIGLLVPVERSPIPVFDTAAIHAADAVEFMLS, encoded by the coding sequence ATGAAAACGATCGGTCTGTTAGGTGGAATGAGCTGGGAGTCAACCATTCCTTATTATCGCCTGATTAATGAAGGGGTGAAGCAGCGTCTTGGTGGACTGCATTCGGCCAGCCTGTTACTGCATAGTGTTGATTTCCACGAAATCGAACTCTGCCAGTCGCGAGGTGAGTGGGACAAAGCGGGTGACATACTGGCGCAAGCGGCTCTGGGGCTGGAACGTGCCGGAGCGCAGGGTATTCTGCTGTGTACCAACACTATGCACAAAGTGGCGTCGCACATTGAAGACGCCTGCCCGCTGCCTTTTCTGCATATTGCGGATGCCACCGGGCGTGCGATTACCGCAGCAGGTTTGTCACGTGTGGCGCTTCTGGGCACGCGTTACACCATGGAGCAGGATTTTTATCGCGGTCGACTGAGCAGCCAGTTTGGCATTGAAAGCCTGGTTCCGGATGATGCAGATCGGGCGCGGATCAATCAGATCATTTTTGATGAACTCTGCCTGGGAACCTTCAGCGAGGCTTCTCGCGAATACTACGTCAACGTGATCGACAAACTCGCGCGGCAAGGGGCTGAAGGGGTGATTTTCGGCTGTACTGAAATCGGCCTGCTAGTCCCGGTTGAGCGTAGCCCAATCCCGGTCTTTGATACGGCCGCTATTCATGCGGCGGATGCCGTCGAGTTTATGCTCTCCTGA
- a CDS encoding cupin domain-containing protein, translating to MFIFHKETTLDDLGNGVTRRILAHNGKMMAVEVNFEQGAIGPMHNHPHEQLTYVLSGEFEFTIGDEKHVVTAGDTLYKEPHIMHGCVCLKPGTLLDTFTPVREDFLK from the coding sequence ATGTTTATTTTTCACAAAGAGACGACGCTTGACGATCTGGGCAATGGCGTCACACGCCGAATTTTGGCACACAACGGCAAGATGATGGCGGTAGAGGTGAACTTTGAACAAGGCGCAATTGGCCCGATGCACAACCATCCGCATGAACAGTTGACCTATGTGCTTTCTGGAGAGTTCGAGTTCACCATTGGCGATGAAAAGCATGTGGTGACGGCAGGCGATACCCTCTACAAAGAGCCACATATTATGCACGGCTGCGTCTGCCTCAAACCAGGTACGCTGCTTGATACCTTTACCCCTGTCCGCGAAGATTTCCTCAAATAA